A part of Halobacillus shinanisalinarum genomic DNA contains:
- a CDS encoding mandelate racemase/muconate lactonizing enzyme family protein codes for MKIVSIKEKAVPISSNISNAFIDFSKMNVSIVGVETDVVRNGKPVVGYGFNSNGRYAPSGLLKERFIPRLLETHPEEIVNDTGTNLSPEKIHQVLMNNEKPGGHGERTVAVGTLDMAVWDAVAKIEDVPLYKFLADQYGDGTIDEKVFVYAAGGYYHPNKGLPELQDEMKSYLDMGYSKVKMKVGGVPLEEDLKRIEAVIDVVGSGQNLMIDVNGRFNLEEAIQFGEAIKDYNLFWYEEVGDPLDYHLQAELSKVYPNAIATGENLFSVQDATNLIRYAGMNPKTDFLQFDCALSYGLVEYMKILKMLEENGWSSRNCIPHGGHQMSLNIAAGLKLYGNESYPGVFQPFGGFADGCAIDNGYVGLPDVPGIGFEAKEDLYQLLKTLNLEQKKTYIN; via the coding sequence ATGAAAATTGTTAGTATCAAAGAAAAAGCTGTACCAATTAGTAGTAATATCAGCAATGCATTCATCGATTTTAGTAAAATGAATGTTTCTATTGTTGGAGTAGAAACAGATGTGGTTCGTAATGGTAAGCCTGTAGTGGGATATGGGTTCAATTCCAATGGTCGATATGCACCAAGTGGTTTATTGAAGGAACGATTCATCCCCCGTTTACTAGAGACGCATCCGGAAGAAATTGTAAATGATACAGGCACTAACTTATCCCCAGAGAAGATACATCAAGTGTTGATGAATAACGAGAAACCCGGGGGTCACGGTGAAAGAACTGTCGCAGTGGGTACCTTAGATATGGCTGTATGGGATGCGGTTGCGAAAATAGAGGATGTACCTCTTTACAAATTTCTTGCGGATCAGTATGGCGATGGAACTATTGATGAAAAAGTATTTGTATATGCGGCAGGTGGGTACTACCACCCAAACAAGGGGCTTCCTGAATTACAAGATGAGATGAAATCCTATTTGGATATGGGTTATTCAAAAGTGAAAATGAAAGTTGGAGGCGTCCCTCTCGAAGAAGACCTTAAACGAATTGAAGCTGTTATTGATGTTGTCGGATCCGGACAAAATTTAATGATCGATGTGAATGGGCGATTTAATTTGGAAGAAGCTATTCAGTTTGGTGAGGCCATTAAAGATTATAATTTATTCTGGTATGAAGAAGTTGGTGATCCACTGGATTATCACTTACAAGCAGAATTATCAAAAGTCTATCCGAATGCTATCGCAACAGGGGAAAATCTCTTCTCTGTTCAGGATGCCACCAATTTAATTCGATATGCGGGCATGAACCCAAAAACAGACTTTTTACAATTCGACTGTGCGTTAAGTTACGGACTTGTAGAATACATGAAGATTTTAAAGATGCTTGAAGAGAACGGTTGGTCTTCTAGAAATTGCATTCCGCACGGAGGTCATCAAATGTCACTAAATATTGCAGCGGGATTGAAATTATATGGAAATGAGTCCTACCCCGGTGTCTTTCAACCCTTTGGCGGCTTTGCGGATGGTTGCGCTATAGATAATGGTTATGTTGGTCTCCCGGATGTTCCAGGTATTGGATTTGAAGCAAAAGAGGACTTATATCAACTATTAAAAACATTGAATTTGGAGCAAAAGAAGACTTATATCAACTAA